The DNA segment TCCTAACCTCTACAACAACGATGTGTGTTCCAGGAGGAGCCGGCAACATGGTGCGGCTGAAGGTGCGGTGCAGGTgcatcatggtggtggtggtggtggcccagGTGAGTCCCTTGGGGGTAGCTGGGACACAGAACATGTAAACCCAAATTGATTCAATACTTTAACTTACAATGATTTGACTGATGAATAGCTTTAAGTCCCCAGAGAAGATTTACAGGTCTCCTCTGCTTTACAATTGGCTTACATTTTAGGAAAAGTGATCTTGaagcaaaataaacatacaatgaGCTTGAGAATTGATTGATATTGATGCATTCATAGACTTGTATATTAAGTGACCTAAAACCCCTAATACGTAATATTAATGATGATTTAAGGATTGCACTGCATCCAAATTATTACCAAAGCAAATTACGATTGGATGATGTTCTTTTGGAAAAGCTACCTTGAAGTGAAATAAATGCATTATGAACTTCACTTTTTAATAGAGATATGTAGTAACTGGTTTTGTATATTAAGTGACATTAAACACTGAATGCATAATATTAGTAATGTGTTATGAACTATTTTATATCCAAAGAGAATGTGAATGCATATTTCCTGTACATATAGATCAACAAATACTACACAAAATAGCATATATAAAGACTGACCCCATTGTAAAAGAAATCCAGAGGAGTCATAGAGAGAGCAAAGATGATTAAAAAATGACAATCGTAAGAGCAAAATATCATAAAACCAACCATTGTAAAGTTGGGGAGacctgtagcagtagtagtagtagttgtagtagtagtagtagtagtagtagcagcagtaacccCTTAGAAAAGTATTAGGCCCTTCAGAACAATTCCCTTTATGTCACTCGGGTCCTTCATCtcccaacaacaacatcatcccTTCGTTGCAGATTCTCTTAGggttatggtggtagtagtagtagtagtagtagtagtagttgtagtagtagtaacagtaacacCTCAGATAAATATTGGGTCGTTTAGAATGTTTCCCTTATGTCACTTGGGTCCTCCAGCTTCCAACAACAGCATCATCCCTTCATTGCAGATTTTCTTAGGGTTATGGTTCTTTTCCCAACCTCTGGACCCTCCACAACAGTTCCTCCAGAGACTGTCCAGTGAGGGCGGGCAGAGCATCCTGCACCTCAAGGACCAGCCAGCGTCCCATTACTACGCCACCTTCGAGAAAGagttgtgtgtgagggagggctCGGTGGTGGAGGAGAGCTCGGAATCGCAGTGTGTGTGCCGCCTCGGATGGTCAGGGCGACGCTGTGGGGTGCCGGCTGTGCTGAGAACGGCTCGGTGGTTACATGACCCCAAGCTGACCGACACCCTTCAGCTGCGGAGGAGGGTGAAGCGCGTCATCATGCTGCTGCCTCTGTCGCACGAGTATGATATTTTTGAGGCCAATGTGAATGGGCTGAGAGACGTGGTGGATGTGTTCGTCATCGGTGAGCAGAGTTTGAACTTTTCCGACCATGCCTCTTTACCCCTACTAGACAAGCTGAAGAATGGCTGGCTCGGGGATCACCAGGATAAGTTCGTTTACGTGCCTGCGAGGGATGACGCCCCACGGAACGCTTCCCTCATCCAGGGCCTTGTTCACGACGGCTTGCGGCTGCTGAGTGACATGCGCCCTGATGACCTCCTCGTCCTGACCAGCGGCGAGGAGATAATCAACCGTGATGTTTTGGTCTTCCTCAAACTGTTCCAAGGTTACCCGTTGCCCATTAGGTGTCAGTTCAATCAGTTCTTGTACGGGTTCTTCTGGAAAATGGAGGGCAGAAACGGCAAGAGTCTCCCGGAAATCTGCATCCTCTCAGTGAAGTTCTTTGCCAATGCCTTCCAGTACCAGATGGCGGCTTTAGCGGACGGGAGGATATCCAAGGAAACGAGAAACTTCCTCACCTCAATAGACCAGCCGCTGCAGGACTGGACACTCCCTGAGGTCGGCTGGAGGTGCCATCTGTGTCTCTCGATTCCGACCCTATTTGAAAAGTTCGCCAACCTGCCTCCGAGCTTACGGCCAAAGTGGTTTTCCGAGTCACCCGCCGACATGCTCCCGTTCATCCAGAGGCTCGTCAAGGTGGGCCAGGACGAGAACTTGAATCGGGTGGGTAGAGCGAATGTCCCACAGGAAGACTTTTTACCGCCTTTCGTGTGGCAGAATCACGATCGCTTCGCCCACCTGATGGCCAACCCTTACGAGACCATGTCCATCCATGATGTTGTTTAGTGCCTTGTGTGTCAGGCTCGGTGTTGGTTGAAGGGAGTGATGATGGTGGACTATAATGCTGTGTTAGACTCGTTGTTCATGGGAAAGAGAGACAATGTTGGGCTAAGTTATTGTTCTGAAGTACTATAATGAAGTGAAGATGTTGTGTGGGTTGGAGAGACAATACTAGCCTAATATATTGCTATTCAGTGCAGGTTACATGTCGCCTAGTAAGAACTGAGAACTTATAGAAGCGTTGTATCTCACACTATTGTAGGAGAGGCTATGGTGGGTTAAACTGTTATTATAAAGTACTGATATGAGGTGCAGGGTTGTGTTGGTCGGAAGGACAGTTGTAGGCTAATATATTGTTATGCAGGGAAGGTTATAGTCGCCTTCCAAGAACGGAGGACTTGTTGAAGtgtgttatctttttttcttttctttttttttttttttttttttttacggcccagtccgttctggcgcaggcgagtgtttatagtggtgccatcttgcactATCATGAGTAAGGACATGTATAGTGCCTTGGGTGTGTAGGTTTGCGTTCGGCGGAGAGGCAAAGGAATGTGAAGTGCAGTTTGCCTACCGAAGAACGGAGAACTTATTGAAACCCTATATCTATCATGCATAAGAACATATTAACGGACAGTGAAAGGTAGTGAACTATATAAGGCTTGTATTAGTGGGTTGATGGTGAACTACACTATAATTATGAAGAAATGGGAAATGCAGACTGCTTACTAATGACTGAGATAACTTATAGAAGGGTTTTATCTTACACTATCATAAGTAAGAGTATGTTAATGGGCAATGAGAACTAGTTAACTCTATTTGCCCATGTTATAAGAAGGGAAAATAATTGCTATTCTCCCTAATATCTTCTAACTATGTATAACTTACTACGTACTACTATTACGGATGAAGTCTTTAGTTATGTTTAATGTTGAGGGCTTTGGAAGTAGTTTGTCGTTAGAAGCAGTCAAAAACGTCTTCAAAAGTGTGTATAACTTCCTACCAGATAAGTGAAGTCTTTGGTTTGGTTTACATTGAAAGGGTAAAGAAATAGTTTGTCGTTAGAAGCAGTTAAAAACGTCTTCAAAAGTCTGTATAACTTCCTACCAGATAAATGAAGTCTTTGGTTTGGTTTACATTGAAAGGATAAAGAAGTAGTTTGTTGTTAGAAGCACTTGTAAACGTCTTCAAAAGTGTGTATAACTTCCTATCAGATAAATGAAGTTTTTGGCTTGGTTTACATTGAAAGGGCAAAGAAGTAGTTTGTCGTTAGAAGCAGTCATAAACGTCTTCAAAAGTGTGTATAACTTCCTACCAGATAAGTGAAGTCATCGGTTTTGTTTGCTGCGAAAAGCTAAGGaattacagtcgtccctcaaatagtacggtttccaatagttcagtttcagttttatacagattgtcatagaagatcatttaggatttttaaatttcctgctcattAGGATATTTAGAAAtccttaaaaatcttcttagaaaatccacacaaaaccaaaaccgaactgttggaaaccgtactatttgagggacgactgtagttTGTCATTAGAAGTAGCTGGAAACATCCCCAAAAGTGCGTATAACTTCTTACTGAACAAATGAAGTCTTTGGTTTTGTTTGCTGCGAAAGGCCAAGAAAGTAGTTTGTCATTAGGAGTAGTCGAAAATGTCATCAAAACTGCGTATAACTTCTTACCAGATAAATGACATCTTCAGTTTTGTTTGCTGCGAAAGGCTAAAGAAGTAGTCTGTTAGTAGAAGCAGCCAATTGCATCATTAGAGCTGGATGTCGTAACTTGCATCCCGTGATTCTTGGCCTGAATCTTCGTTACGCGTCTCTGTGATAGAGACAAAGTTTAGTGCCTGAAGGAAGCTCttagtgaaggaggtggtggaggagaactCAAGAAAATGTCTCGCAGTGTAATCGTAGGCTTGCTAAAACTCTTCATTTGTAAGTGTAGACATTTTCGATCAGTGACGTACTTTCTGCACTCGGTGATGGTGCGGAAAGCTGATATATGGGTACACAGTGAGAATTGAGTTGAGAAAGTTGCAGAATTCTATGAGGTAAATTGTTGCGCTAAATACGTAATACTTTCCCACTGTGAACCGCCCTCTGAAATAAGCTATGTGTCAGGGAATATCGGTTAGAAAATGTGATGTTGCCTTGAATCTCAATTGGTTTTCTCGGACAAACTAAGATATTGGTCGGAAATTAGATTAAGAAAGGCTCAGTATGATGTAAATTATTGGGCTAAATACGTAATACTTTCCCACTGTGAACCGCCCTCTGAAATAAGCTATGTGTTAGGGAATATCAGTCAGATGATGTGATGTTGCCTTGAATCTCTATTGGTTTTCTCGGACAAACTAAGATATTGGTCGGAAATTAGATTAAGAAAGGCACAGTATGAGGTATAAATTATTAGGCTAAATACGTAATGGATTCCCCGTGTGAACCGCTCGCTAAAATGATCTATGTTTAAGGGAATGAGGGTCAGATGATGTGATATTGCTCTGAGTCTCTTATTGGCTTTCTCGGGCAAACTTATACGATATTAGTGAAAGAGAGATTTTTCACAAGAAACCAAAACTGAACAAAATATGAATCAGATGATGTGATGGTGCTCTGAATCTCCAATTGGTTTTCTCAAATGTACTTATGTGATATTTGTCGGAGAGAAACTTTATCACTAATACAAAATCAAAACTCAACAAAACTTCTCATTGATATAAGAATACTTGGTGTAGTCTCAAACTTCTGTGTTATGAGACTGTCTCAACACCAAACCTATACGAtattagtcagagagagagaaactttaccACAAATAAGAAATCAAACTAAACAAAACTTCTCATTGATATAAGAATGCTTGGTGTAGTCTCAAACTTTTATGTGTTATGAGTCTGTCTCACACCAAACTTATGTGATATTggtcagagagagggagagaaacttcTTCACAAATAAGAAAtcaaaaccaaaccaaacaaaacTTCTCATTGATATAAGAACGCTTGGTGTAGTCTCAAACTTTTATGTGTTACGAGTCTGCCTCACACCAAACTTATACGATATTagtcagagagagggagaaagagagagagagagactttatcaCTAATACAAAATCAAAACCAAACAAAACTTCTCATTGATATAAGAACGCTTGGTGTAGTCTCAAACTTCTGTGTTACAAGACTGTCACAAAACCAAACCTATACAAtattagtcagagagagagagaga comes from the Eriocheir sinensis breed Jianghai 21 chromosome 46, ASM2467909v1, whole genome shotgun sequence genome and includes:
- the LOC126981114 gene encoding beta-1,4-mannosyl-glycoprotein 4-beta-N-acetylglucosaminyltransferase-like, producing MVRLKVRCRCIMVVVVVAQIFLGLWFFSQPLDPPQQFLQRLSSEGGQSILHLKDQPASHYYATFEKELCVREGSVVEESSESQCVCRLGWSGRRCGVPAVLRTARWLHDPKLTDTLQLRRRVKRVIMLLPLSHEYDIFEANVNGLRDVVDVFVIGEQSLNFSDHASLPLLDKLKNGWLGDHQDKFVYVPARDDAPRNASLIQGLVHDGLRLLSDMRPDDLLVLTSGEEIINRDVLVFLKLFQGYPLPIRCQFNQFLYGFFWKMEGRNGKSLPEICILSVKFFANAFQYQMAALADGRISKETRNFLTSIDQPLQDWTLPEVGWRCHLCLSIPTLFEKFANLPPSLRPKWFSESPADMLPFIQRLVKVGQDENLNRVGRANVPQEDFLPPFVWQNHDRFAHLMANPYETMSIHDVV